The Triticum aestivum cultivar Chinese Spring chromosome 7B, IWGSC CS RefSeq v2.1, whole genome shotgun sequence genome window below encodes:
- the LOC123158530 gene encoding ribonuclease 3-like protein 2, whose product MAGLHRPASVLGLVSSKHGRSSLFLHLVQAVAVLLGSSDLGPCHPRHTPLYLSANPVQHRRTKHIEIDIHFVRDKVQHSTISTEKLARVAVRHDLYPLLRRNCPRLDLLVGQFIQSVKQELEDDLGTTPYGGTVFKAPKVLADIVEAIAAAVYVDCNFNLEKIWKVTRFLFEPIVTTETIDEQPVSTLHELCQKHGKDVKFKTWQKGGTVVVNVFVGGALVGMGSSEQMVIAKLNATRDALSKLLGGGNQQVSTTGVSHGLGVEVGELRECKQKLIEQCSRKHWPKPIFK is encoded by the exons ATGGCTGGTCTCCACCGACCGGCGTCCGTCCTTGGACTGGTGTCATCCAAGCATGGCCGCAGCAGCTTGTTCCTCCACCTCGTCCAGGCAGTGGCGGTGCTCCTGGGCTCCTCGGACCTCGGCCCATGCCACCCCAGGCATACACCAT TGTACCTCAGTGCCAACCCCGTGCAGCACCGCCGTACCAAACACATTGAGATcgatattcattttgttcgagaCAAGGTTCAG CATTCTACAATCTCCACTGAGAAGCTGGCGCGCGTCGCCGTGCGCCACGACCTCTACCCGCTGCTCCGACGCAACTGCCCTCGCCTCGATCTCTTG GTAGGACAGTTTATCCAGTCAGTGAAACAAGAGTTAGAGGATGACCTTGGCACTACGCCCTATGGTGGCACTGTATTTAAGGCTCCCAAGGTGCTTGCTGATATAGTTGAGGCCATTGCCGCTGCTGTCTATGTGGATTGCAACTTTAATCTTGAAAAGATCTGGAAG GTAACAAGGTTCCTCTTTGAGCCCATTGTCACGACAGAAACAATAGATGAGCAACCTGTGTCTACGTTGCATGAACTGTGCCAGAAACATGGGAAAGATGTAAAATTCAAGACTTGGCAGAAGGGTGGAACAGTGGTTGTAAATGTATTTGTTGGTGGGGCACTTGTTGGGATGGGCTCCTCAGAGCAGATGGTAATCGCTAAGCTCAATGCCACCCGGGATGCACTAAGCAAGCTTCTTGGTGGAGGCAATCAGCAAGTGTCGACAACTGGAGTTAGCCATGGATTGGGGGTTGAGGTTGGAGAGCTTAGGGAATGCAAGCAGAAGCTTATTGAGCAGTGCAGCAGGAAGCATTGGCCAAAACCCATCTTTAAGTAA